The Alteripontixanthobacter sp. genome has a window encoding:
- a CDS encoding diacylglycerol kinase family protein, producing the protein MDKSNELWLVSNSASGSNTPAALRELESVCKSGSARFAKRTAFPQEDLPTRDELDAAGIETVAVYAGDGTVNAVIGALDGWSGAVLVMPGGTMNLLSVRLHGDTQAHEILQRHCAGATRRFRPQIMRCSAGTALAGLLVGPGTAWASVREAMRDTALGELIESAGEAIDKTANAPGVHFTRPKLGREDAYPLVELTPGAFGIQFDGYYAEDVIDMAKQSWALLRRSFREGPHDRLGLLEEAELSSSDGSPLELLLDGEPAKGLPQETFAVEPCGVDLWVSENGG; encoded by the coding sequence ATGGATAAATCCAACGAGCTCTGGCTGGTCAGCAACAGTGCCAGCGGCAGCAATACGCCCGCCGCTCTGCGCGAGCTTGAATCTGTCTGCAAAAGCGGGTCAGCCCGTTTCGCCAAACGCACCGCGTTTCCGCAGGAAGACCTGCCGACCCGGGACGAGCTGGATGCGGCGGGGATCGAAACCGTGGCGGTCTATGCCGGCGATGGCACGGTCAATGCCGTGATCGGCGCGCTGGATGGGTGGAGCGGCGCGGTGCTGGTCATGCCCGGCGGCACCATGAACCTGCTGTCCGTCCGGCTGCACGGCGACACGCAGGCGCACGAGATCCTCCAGCGCCACTGCGCCGGCGCGACGCGCCGATTTCGCCCGCAAATCATGCGCTGTTCTGCCGGGACGGCCTTGGCGGGGCTACTGGTCGGTCCGGGTACCGCCTGGGCCAGCGTTCGAGAGGCGATGCGCGATACTGCGCTGGGTGAATTGATCGAGAGCGCTGGTGAAGCGATAGACAAGACCGCGAATGCGCCGGGAGTTCATTTTACAAGGCCGAAATTGGGGCGGGAGGATGCCTATCCGCTGGTAGAACTGACCCCCGGCGCCTTCGGTATCCAGTTCGATGGCTATTACGCCGAAGACGTTATCGATATGGCGAAACAGAGCTGGGCGTTGCTGCGCCGATCCTTCCGCGAAGGTCCGCATGACCGGCTTGGCTTGCTGGAAGAAGCAGAGCTGTCCAGCAGCGATGGATCGCCGCTCGAATTGCTGCTCGACGGCGAACCTGCCAAGGGGCTGCCGCAAGAGACATTCGCGGTCGAGCCATGCGGCGTCGATCTTTGGGTAAGCGAAAATGGGGGCTGA
- a CDS encoding metallophosphoesterase — translation MATTRKLIFHLSDIHFGLEDNRALDWVKQQIAEKRPDAVAITGDLTMRARHREFAAATHWITSLDVPVTVEVGNHDMPYFNPVERFFAPYKRFKGMAGLVEKEIDLAGLAIVPLKTAVRAQPRLNWSKGWVTGRALDKCLAAIDALPEGTRALVAVHHPLREVGTQGTALTRHGGKALAALAQRPVAAVISGHVHDAFDIMEQTEHGPVRMIGAGTLSKRTRSTPPSFNELEWDGDTLSVCVRNLQDVETPDMMIDDVPEDATPPRHEGDPVAPVRQVPRTDPPVY, via the coding sequence ATGGCGACGACCAGGAAATTGATCTTTCACCTCAGCGATATTCACTTCGGATTGGAGGACAACCGCGCGCTCGATTGGGTAAAGCAGCAAATTGCGGAGAAACGGCCCGATGCAGTGGCAATCACCGGAGATCTCACGATGCGTGCACGGCATCGCGAATTTGCCGCGGCAACGCATTGGATAACCAGCCTGGATGTGCCCGTCACGGTCGAGGTGGGCAATCACGACATGCCCTATTTCAACCCGGTCGAGCGGTTCTTTGCGCCCTACAAACGCTTCAAGGGTATGGCGGGGCTGGTCGAAAAGGAGATCGATCTGGCAGGGCTGGCGATCGTTCCGCTGAAAACGGCGGTGCGCGCGCAGCCCCGGCTGAACTGGTCGAAAGGCTGGGTGACGGGCCGGGCGCTGGACAAGTGCCTCGCCGCGATCGATGCGCTACCTGAGGGAACGCGCGCGCTGGTGGCGGTGCATCACCCCTTGCGCGAAGTCGGGACCCAGGGAACCGCGCTGACTCGCCATGGCGGCAAGGCGCTCGCGGCACTCGCGCAGCGCCCGGTGGCGGCGGTGATCAGCGGCCATGTCCATGATGCGTTCGACATTATGGAGCAAACCGAACACGGCCCCGTCCGCATGATCGGCGCGGGCACCTTGTCCAAGCGCACACGGTCCACCCCGCCCAGTTTCAACGAGCTGGAATGGGATGGCGATACGCTCAGCGTGTGCGTGCGCAATTTACAGGACGTGGAAACGCCGGACATGATGATCGACGATGTGCCGGAGGACGCCACGCCGCCCCGGCATGAAGGAGATCCGGTGGCCCCGGTACGGCAAGTGCCGCGGACCGATCCGCCGGTATATTAA